From a single Sinorhizobium sp. RAC02 genomic region:
- the puuE gene encoding allantoinase PuuE has product MRYCRDMHGYGETPPAAQWPGEARVAVQFVLNYEEGGENCVLHGDAASEAFLSEIVGAAQWPGQRHWNMESIYEYGARAGFWRLHRLLTEKNVPVTVYGVATALQRSPAQVAAMLGAGWEIASHGLKWVEHKDMPAEEERAAIAEAVRLHTLVTGERPRGWYTGRCSVNTVDLVAEEGGFDYVSDTYADDLPYWYEHDGKQQLIIPYTLDANDMRFATPQGFNSGDQFFSYLKDSFDALYAEGKAGNPKMMSIGLHCRLIGRPGRVMALARFIDYIQGHEKVWIPRRVDIAEHWAKSHPPRPQADRPSQMAEEAFVTRFGDIFEHSPWVARRAWAGELSPANDTAIGLAAALTFQFRAASEEQRLGVLVAHPDLAGKLAQAKRLTASSTDEQASAGLDALTDEERARFTELNTDYVKKFGFPFIIAVRDNTKASILAAFEKRIANDRDTEFATACKQVERIGLLRLKALLPA; this is encoded by the coding sequence ATGCGATACTGCCGTGACATGCACGGATACGGAGAGACCCCGCCCGCGGCCCAGTGGCCGGGCGAAGCGCGTGTCGCCGTGCAATTCGTGCTGAACTACGAGGAAGGCGGCGAAAACTGCGTGCTGCATGGCGATGCCGCCTCCGAAGCATTCCTCTCCGAAATCGTCGGTGCGGCGCAATGGCCGGGCCAGCGCCACTGGAACATGGAATCGATCTACGAATATGGCGCCCGTGCCGGTTTCTGGCGCCTGCACCGGCTGCTGACGGAAAAGAACGTGCCCGTCACGGTCTACGGCGTCGCCACCGCTCTGCAGCGCTCACCCGCCCAGGTCGCCGCCATGCTCGGCGCCGGCTGGGAGATCGCCTCGCACGGCCTGAAATGGGTCGAGCACAAGGACATGCCGGCCGAGGAGGAGCGCGCGGCGATCGCCGAGGCGGTCCGCCTGCACACGCTCGTCACCGGCGAACGGCCGCGCGGCTGGTATACCGGCCGCTGTTCGGTGAACACGGTCGATCTCGTCGCCGAAGAGGGCGGCTTCGACTACGTCTCCGATACCTATGCGGACGACCTGCCCTATTGGTACGAGCATGATGGCAAGCAGCAGCTCATCATCCCCTACACGCTCGACGCCAACGACATGCGCTTTGCGACCCCGCAGGGTTTCAACAGCGGCGACCAGTTCTTCAGCTACCTGAAGGATTCCTTCGACGCGCTCTATGCGGAAGGCAAGGCGGGCAACCCGAAGATGATGAGCATCGGCCTGCATTGCCGCCTGATCGGCCGCCCCGGCCGCGTCATGGCGCTTGCCCGCTTCATCGACTACATCCAGGGTCACGAAAAGGTCTGGATCCCGCGGCGCGTCGATATCGCCGAGCACTGGGCGAAGAGCCATCCGCCGCGGCCGCAGGCCGATCGACCCTCGCAGATGGCCGAAGAGGCGTTCGTAACACGCTTCGGCGATATTTTCGAGCATTCCCCCTGGGTTGCGCGGCGCGCCTGGGCGGGCGAACTTTCGCCGGCGAACGATACCGCCATCGGCCTTGCCGCAGCGCTGACCTTCCAGTTCCGTGCGGCGAGCGAAGAACAGCGCCTCGGCGTGCTCGTCGCCCACCCGGACCTTGCCGGCAAGCTGGCGCAGGCCAAGCGCCTGACGGCAAGCTCGACCGACGAACAGGCCTCTGCCGGCCTCGACGCGCTGACCGACGAGGAGCGCGCGCGCTTCACCGAACTCAACACTGACTACGTGAAAAAATTCGGTTTCCCGTTCATCATCGCCGTGCGCGACAACACGAAAGCCAGCATCCTCGCCGCCTTCGAAAAACGCATCGCCAATGACCGCGACACGGAATTCGCCACGGCCTGCAAGCAGGTCGAGCGGATCGGGCTGCTGCGGCTCAAAGCGCTGCTGCCGGCCTGA
- the alc gene encoding allantoicase: MSSAALPAFARGTINLASAGLGASGLFATDEFFGPLSRMLADEPAVYHPGRYDENGKWMDGWETRRRRGPGHDHAVIALAKPGRIRGFDVDTAFFTGNYPTACAIEGCHAPGGPDDRTEWVELLAASPLGPSAQHFFDCASAGLYSHVRLRIYPDGGVARLRVYGTPTLDPAEGPIDLASALSGGQVIALSNGHYGHQRLLAPGRGVNMGDGWETSRRREPGHEWIVVKLAARATVTSIVVDTAHFKGNYPDACSMQAADLTGTTGDLPTLVTAASMFWQEILPEQKLAADRIHTFDGHLVKRAGAVTHVRLNIHPDGGISRLRVFGHLAEGGKT, encoded by the coding sequence ATGTCGAGCGCCGCCCTGCCCGCCTTCGCGCGCGGAACGATCAATCTTGCCTCGGCAGGTCTCGGGGCAAGCGGCCTCTTCGCGACGGACGAGTTCTTCGGGCCATTGTCGCGCATGCTGGCCGACGAACCCGCCGTCTACCATCCCGGCCGCTACGACGAAAACGGCAAGTGGATGGACGGCTGGGAAACACGCCGGCGGCGCGGGCCGGGCCACGACCATGCCGTCATCGCGCTGGCAAAACCCGGCCGTATCCGCGGCTTCGACGTCGACACGGCCTTTTTCACGGGCAACTACCCGACGGCCTGCGCCATCGAGGGCTGTCATGCACCGGGAGGCCCGGACGACAGGACGGAATGGGTGGAACTGCTGGCGGCTAGCCCACTCGGCCCGAGCGCCCAGCATTTCTTCGACTGCGCCTCGGCGGGGCTCTACAGCCATGTGCGGCTGAGAATCTATCCCGATGGCGGGGTGGCGCGGCTGCGCGTCTATGGGACGCCGACGCTCGACCCGGCCGAAGGACCGATCGATCTCGCGTCTGCGCTTTCCGGCGGGCAGGTGATCGCGCTTTCCAACGGGCACTACGGTCATCAGCGCTTGCTCGCGCCCGGCCGTGGCGTCAATATGGGTGACGGCTGGGAGACCAGCCGCCGCCGGGAGCCGGGCCACGAATGGATCGTGGTCAAGCTTGCCGCACGAGCGACGGTGACAAGCATCGTCGTCGATACCGCCCATTTCAAGGGCAATTACCCGGATGCCTGCTCCATGCAGGCCGCCGACCTGACGGGCACGACGGGGGACCTCCCCACCCTTGTCACCGCCGCGTCGATGTTCTGGCAGGAAATCCTGCCCGAGCAGAAACTGGCCGCCGACCGTATCCACACGTTCGACGGCCATCTCGTGAAGCGGGCGGGTGCCGTAACCCATGTCCGCCTGAACATTCATCCGGACGGCGGCATCAGCCGTCTGCGCGTTTTTGGCCATCTGGCCGAGGGAGGAAAGACATGA
- a CDS encoding ureidoglycolate lyase — MKTIEIKPLTREAFAPFGQVIEQDGAHNFPINAGKCTRYHDLANIETTGEKARPMISLLRGEPYPLPLELKMVERHPLGSQAFIPLGESPFLVVVAEETENGPAEPIAFRTAPGQGVNIGRNIWHGILTPLETVSDFAVVDRAGEGVNLEEHFYDETFLIR, encoded by the coding sequence ATGAAGACCATCGAGATCAAACCGTTGACCCGCGAGGCCTTCGCGCCTTTCGGCCAGGTCATCGAGCAGGACGGCGCGCACAATTTCCCGATCAATGCGGGCAAGTGCACGCGCTACCACGACCTCGCCAATATCGAGACGACCGGCGAGAAGGCCCGTCCGATGATCAGCCTGCTGCGCGGCGAACCCTATCCGCTGCCGCTGGAACTGAAGATGGTCGAGCGTCACCCGCTCGGCAGCCAGGCCTTCATTCCGCTCGGCGAAAGCCCCTTCCTCGTCGTCGTCGCCGAAGAAACGGAAAACGGCCCGGCCGAGCCGATCGCCTTCCGCACCGCACCAGGCCAGGGCGTCAATATCGGCCGCAACATCTGGCACGGCATCCTCACACCGCTCGAGACGGTGTCCGACTTTGCCGTGGTCGACCGCGCCGGCGAGGGCGTAAACCTCGAAGAGCATTTTTACGACGAAACCTTCCTGATCCGCTGA
- a CDS encoding helix-turn-helix domain-containing protein, with protein sequence MLDLDIIDTPAAAMLALDPIKARLLAELSVPASAAALAGRVGLTRQKVNYHLKALEEQKLVQQAEERQWGGITERLMVATARAYVVSPAALGPLDADPAIHGDRLSASYLLALAARIVREVGALWRGARATDKRLATLSIDTTIRFASPADRAAFTADLTRAVTTLAARYHDDTTPGGRPHRLVVAAYPAPPETERKHDADEI encoded by the coding sequence ATGCTCGACCTCGATATCATCGACACACCGGCCGCCGCGATGCTCGCCCTTGATCCGATCAAGGCGCGCCTGCTTGCCGAGCTTTCGGTTCCCGCCTCCGCAGCCGCCCTTGCCGGCCGGGTCGGCCTGACGCGCCAGAAGGTCAACTATCACCTGAAGGCGCTGGAAGAGCAGAAGCTGGTACAACAGGCCGAGGAGCGGCAATGGGGCGGCATCACCGAGCGCCTGATGGTGGCGACGGCGCGCGCCTATGTCGTCTCGCCCGCAGCGCTTGGCCCGCTCGACGCCGATCCTGCCATCCATGGCGACCGGCTCTCTGCCAGCTATCTCCTTGCGCTCGCCGCCCGCATCGTCCGCGAAGTGGGCGCGCTCTGGCGCGGTGCGCGGGCAACGGACAAGCGACTGGCGACCCTCTCCATCGACACGACGATCCGCTTTGCGTCGCCCGCCGACCGTGCGGCCTTTACCGCCGATCTCACCCGCGCGGTCACAACCCTTGCAGCCCGCTACCATGACGACACGACCCCGGGCGGCCGGCCGCACAGGCTGGTGGTCGCCGCCTATCCCGCCCCTCCAGAAACCGAAAGGAAACACGATGCCGACGAAATTTGA
- a CDS encoding SRPBCC domain-containing protein → MPTKFDASGKRWVEMEFLVPGTPDQVWQAMATGPGNAAWFTRAEIEEKIGGQLTFHFMPGVTSGGTVTGWEPPHRFGYVEVGWAENAPPIATEISIVARSGDECLVRMVHSLFSATDDWDDQMEGFESGWPGFIEVLRLYLSHHAGENAASFQISANAQGEDLVVWRKLLDGLGHETADAGENWTVEAGETFYGEVTGVRQDAEQRYVLMHIAGDVPGVGLFGIYRMGETVRLSVCRFFYGPKAGDTAAATEPKWQAWLDEIARS, encoded by the coding sequence ATGCCGACGAAATTTGACGCCAGCGGCAAGCGCTGGGTGGAAATGGAATTTCTCGTGCCCGGTACGCCGGATCAGGTCTGGCAGGCCATGGCGACCGGACCCGGCAACGCGGCCTGGTTCACACGCGCCGAGATCGAGGAGAAGATCGGCGGCCAACTGACTTTCCACTTCATGCCGGGTGTTACCTCCGGCGGTACGGTCACGGGCTGGGAGCCACCGCACCGCTTCGGCTATGTCGAGGTGGGTTGGGCCGAGAACGCCCCGCCGATCGCCACCGAAATCAGCATTGTCGCCCGCTCGGGCGATGAATGCCTCGTGCGCATGGTGCATTCGCTGTTCAGCGCGACGGATGACTGGGACGACCAGATGGAAGGCTTCGAATCGGGCTGGCCCGGCTTCATCGAGGTGCTGCGGCTCTACCTCTCCCATCATGCGGGTGAAAATGCCGCGTCCTTCCAGATCAGCGCCAATGCGCAGGGCGAGGACCTGGTGGTCTGGCGCAAGCTGCTCGACGGTCTTGGCCACGAAACGGCCGATGCCGGCGAAAACTGGACCGTGGAAGCCGGCGAAACATTTTATGGCGAGGTCACCGGCGTGCGGCAGGACGCGGAGCAGCGCTATGTCCTGATGCACATTGCCGGCGACGTGCCGGGCGTCGGCCTGTTCGGCATCTACCGCATGGGAGAAACGGTCCGGCTCAGCGTCTGCCGCTTCTTCTACGGACCGAAGGCCGGCGACACCGCGGCCGCGACCGAACCAAAATGGCAGGCCTGGCTCGACGAGATTGCCAGGTCCTGA
- a CDS encoding NCS2 family permease, whose translation MFERLFKLSEHGTTVRTEVIAGLTTFLTMSYIIFVNPDILSTTGMDRDAVFVATCLAAALGSLVMALVANWPIGMAPGMGLNAFFAFTVVAALGFTWQQALGAVFISGLIFVILTVTGVRSWLIEGIPHSLRSAIASGIGLFLGIIALKNAGIVVDNPATLVGLGSLKETGPLLAILGFFIIAVLDALRVKGAILIGILAVTILSWITGVSQFQGVVSAPPSIMPTFLQLDIMGALHGGLLHVILVFVLVEVFDATGTLIGVAKRANLIQEGKKSRLGRALLADSTAIVAGSLIGTSSTTAYVESASGVQAGGRTGLTAFTVAILFLAALFISPLAGSVPTYATAPALLYVAGLMMRELTEVEWEDLTEAAPAALTALAMPFTYSIANGLAFGFISYVVLKLFTGKWKQIHPATAIVAVLFIIRFAFFAE comes from the coding sequence ATGTTTGAACGGCTTTTCAAGCTGAGTGAGCACGGTACGACCGTGCGCACAGAGGTGATCGCGGGTCTCACGACCTTCCTCACCATGTCCTATATCATCTTCGTAAACCCTGACATCCTGTCGACGACGGGCATGGACCGGGATGCCGTCTTCGTCGCGACCTGTCTTGCGGCGGCCCTCGGCTCGCTGGTCATGGCGCTCGTCGCCAACTGGCCGATCGGCATGGCGCCCGGCATGGGCCTCAACGCCTTCTTCGCCTTCACCGTCGTGGCGGCCCTCGGCTTCACCTGGCAGCAGGCGCTGGGCGCGGTCTTCATTTCCGGCCTCATCTTCGTCATCCTGACGGTGACCGGGGTGCGCAGCTGGCTGATCGAAGGCATTCCGCATTCGCTGCGCAGTGCCATCGCTTCCGGTATCGGCCTCTTCCTCGGCATCATCGCGCTGAAGAACGCCGGCATCGTCGTCGACAATCCGGCGACGCTTGTCGGCCTCGGCAGCCTCAAGGAAACCGGTCCGCTGCTGGCCATCCTCGGCTTCTTCATCATCGCCGTGCTCGATGCGCTGCGGGTCAAGGGTGCGATCCTGATCGGTATTCTCGCCGTGACGATACTCTCCTGGATCACCGGCGTCAGCCAGTTCCAGGGCGTCGTCTCGGCTCCGCCGTCGATCATGCCGACCTTCCTGCAGCTCGACATCATGGGTGCGCTGCATGGCGGCCTGCTGCATGTTATCCTGGTCTTCGTGCTCGTCGAAGTGTTTGACGCCACCGGCACGCTGATCGGCGTCGCCAAGCGCGCCAATCTTATCCAGGAAGGCAAGAAGAGCCGCCTCGGCCGCGCGCTTCTCGCCGACAGCACGGCGATCGTCGCCGGTTCGCTGATCGGCACGAGCAGCACCACGGCCTATGTCGAAAGCGCATCCGGCGTACAGGCCGGCGGCCGCACGGGCCTCACCGCCTTCACCGTCGCCATCCTGTTCCTCGCCGCCCTCTTCATCTCGCCGCTTGCCGGCTCCGTGCCGACCTATGCAACGGCACCGGCGCTGCTCTACGTGGCCGGCCTGATGATGCGGGAACTGACGGAAGTCGAATGGGAAGACCTGACGGAAGCGGCCCCGGCAGCGCTCACCGCACTCGCCATGCCCTTCACCTATTCGATCGCCAACGGCCTCGCCTTCGGCTTCATCAGCTATGTCGTGCTGAAGCTGTTCACCGGCAAGTGGAAGCAGATCCATCCGGCGACGGCAATCGTCGCGGTTCTCTTCATCATCCGCTTCGCTTTCTTCGCGGAATAA
- a CDS encoding YbaK/EbsC family protein, with product MSLESVRTFFSEHAPDIAVLVTEQSSATVTLAAEAHGVAPGQIAKTICLRIGEEIVLLVAAGTARLSNRKFKDRFAAKPRMLDAEQVLAVTSHPVGGVCPFGLPSPVPVYCDVSLRPFDEVVPAAGATNAAVRIAPERLVGLVQGAWVDVCE from the coding sequence ATGTCGCTCGAATCCGTCCGCACCTTCTTTTCCGAACATGCCCCCGATATCGCGGTGCTCGTCACCGAGCAGAGCTCGGCGACCGTGACGCTGGCCGCGGAGGCACATGGGGTGGCGCCGGGGCAGATCGCCAAGACGATCTGCCTGCGCATCGGTGAGGAGATCGTCCTGCTGGTCGCCGCCGGCACGGCGCGGCTCAGCAACCGGAAATTCAAGGATCGTTTTGCCGCAAAGCCCCGCATGCTCGATGCGGAGCAGGTGCTGGCCGTGACTTCACACCCGGTCGGTGGCGTGTGCCCGTTCGGGCTACCTTCGCCCGTACCGGTCTATTGCGATGTGTCGCTTCGGCCTTTCGACGAGGTCGTCCCGGCGGCCGGTGCCACGAATGCGGCTGTGCGCATTGCGCCGGAGCGGCTGGTTGGGCTTGTTCAGGGTGCGTGGGTCGACGTCTGCGAGTGA
- a CDS encoding nuclear transport factor 2 family protein, with amino-acid sequence MSNAAAVSVPSPREVAELYLARVGAFWGAPDASERCEAIADLFADDVDWHVAGDPALVPWAGRRRTRESVRAFFPALAQGVEPRRYQVKRILADDTMAVIVGELMSAIRSTGKLVESPFAIELTVLEGRITRYQLHEDSYAVALGTSAG; translated from the coding sequence ATGTCGAATGCCGCTGCCGTCTCTGTCCCTTCGCCGCGCGAAGTGGCTGAATTGTATCTTGCAAGGGTTGGTGCTTTCTGGGGCGCACCCGACGCCTCGGAAAGGTGTGAGGCAATTGCCGATCTCTTTGCCGATGACGTGGATTGGCACGTTGCGGGCGATCCTGCTTTGGTGCCTTGGGCGGGCAGGCGTCGGACCCGTGAATCCGTGCGTGCCTTCTTCCCTGCCCTGGCCCAGGGCGTCGAGCCGCGCCGGTATCAAGTGAAGCGGATTCTGGCCGACGATACGATGGCGGTCATCGTCGGCGAGCTGATGTCTGCGATCCGGTCAACCGGCAAGCTTGTCGAGTCGCCCTTCGCCATCGAATTGACAGTTCTTGAGGGCAGGATCACGCGCTATCAATTGCATGAAGACAGCTACGCGGTGGCCCTCGGCACCAGCGCAGGGTAG
- a CDS encoding LysR family transcriptional regulator translates to MIESITLDQLRTLVAAVDEGSFSAAGRKIGRAQSVVSQTIAGLEIQLNVTLFERAGRYPLPTAAGAALAQEARAVLQQAGQFKARARDLASGIEPELAIAIDVTFPIQIFTSAVMDFELTFPDTQLRVYVEGLGAVIEPVLEKRCSLAISGVAPLFSQELQPERLYSFNLIMVVAPSHPLAQLKSPVRREQLSRYVQLVLTDRSSLSQGRQFGVIAQKTWRLADLGAKHAFLQAGLGWGGMPAWMVEADIAAGKLVELDVEPSIWQGGKLVTAYALHRRDTPPGPAGRWLINRLREHAEQSPSIG, encoded by the coding sequence ATGATTGAATCAATCACACTCGATCAGTTGCGCACGCTCGTGGCGGCGGTGGACGAGGGCAGTTTTTCCGCTGCCGGGCGCAAGATCGGGCGCGCGCAGTCCGTCGTGAGCCAAACGATAGCGGGTCTGGAAATACAACTGAACGTGACACTGTTCGAACGCGCCGGCCGCTATCCCTTGCCGACCGCAGCAGGAGCCGCACTCGCCCAGGAAGCGCGGGCCGTGCTGCAGCAAGCCGGCCAGTTCAAGGCTCGCGCCAGGGATCTCGCTAGCGGCATCGAACCCGAACTCGCCATCGCCATCGATGTCACGTTCCCGATCCAGATCTTCACATCCGCCGTCATGGATTTCGAGTTGACCTTTCCCGATACGCAGCTTCGGGTCTATGTCGAGGGCCTTGGCGCGGTCATCGAACCGGTTCTCGAAAAACGCTGCTCTCTCGCAATATCCGGCGTCGCGCCGCTGTTTTCGCAAGAACTGCAGCCGGAGCGCCTCTACAGCTTCAACCTGATCATGGTCGTGGCCCCATCACATCCGCTCGCGCAACTGAAGTCACCGGTTCGACGCGAACAGCTTTCCCGCTATGTCCAGCTCGTGCTCACCGACAGATCCAGCCTGTCACAGGGGCGGCAATTTGGTGTCATTGCACAGAAGACATGGCGGCTTGCCGATCTGGGTGCAAAACACGCGTTTCTCCAGGCAGGGCTCGGTTGGGGCGGCATGCCGGCCTGGATGGTCGAAGCGGACATCGCCGCGGGAAAGCTCGTTGAACTGGATGTGGAGCCCTCGATATGGCAGGGCGGCAAACTGGTGACGGCTTACGCCCTGCATCGACGTGACACGCCGCCCGGCCCGGCCGGGCGCTGGCTGATCAATCGCTTGCGCGAACACGCAGAACAGTCCCCGAGCATCGGCTGA
- the hrpB gene encoding ATP-dependent helicase HrpB, with translation MASILDTLPRLPVLEALPALGAALSSGTRAVLSAPPGAGKTTLVPLFLLGEAWRGDGRIILLEPRRLAARAAAGRMAALLGERVGETVGYRMRLDNRVSAQTRIEVVTEGVFARMILDDPELPGVCAVLFDEFHERSLDADFGLALALDVQAALREDLRILVMSATLDVARVSALLDNPPVIASEGRTFPVDIRYQDRPAGERIEDGMTRTIVAAHREESGSILAFLPGQAEITRTAERLAGRFGPETTVVPLYGNLGQKDQDAAIRPAPAGTRKIVLATSIAETSITIDGVRIVIDSGLQRLPVFEAATGITRLETVRVSRASADQRAGRAGRTEPGIAIRLWHAGQTAALPAFTTPQILSSDLSGFVLDLAHWGVADPATLRLVDQPPAAALEEARNLLRLLGALDAAGALTQAGKRIRALALPPRLAAMILHAAQDGEQAAAARLAVLLTEQGLGGPAVDIEDRLRRFANERGERADAARRLASRMAEGFGKAKGDGTSTPGALLLHAFPDRVALQRGGRGRFVMANGRGAELPETERLAGCDMIVVADLTGQAGRQRILAAAEIDRATVEAELADKIVREDQCVFDRASRQVRARRVVRLGAMLLEETPLPRPSGAKAALALADGVRQLGLQVLPFSRETAQLRDRIGFLHRSIGAPWPDTSDDALLATLDTWFVPFQETTRGIDDIKSSSLQEGLMALVPYEVQRDLARLAPTHFEAPTGQRHPIRYDGDEPVLEIRVQELFGLKQHPAIAGGRLLLLLELQSPAHRVIQTTRDLPGFWAGSWRDVRADMRGRYPRHPWPEAPAEAMPTTRVKPRGT, from the coding sequence ATGGCGTCGATCCTCGATACATTGCCGCGCCTGCCGGTGCTCGAAGCGCTGCCGGCGCTCGGTGCGGCCCTCTCATCGGGCACGCGCGCCGTGCTGTCGGCGCCGCCCGGCGCGGGCAAGACGACGCTGGTGCCGCTCTTCCTTCTTGGCGAGGCCTGGCGGGGTGACGGGCGGATCATCCTGCTTGAGCCGCGCCGGCTTGCCGCGCGCGCCGCGGCGGGCCGCATGGCGGCACTTCTGGGCGAACGGGTCGGCGAGACCGTCGGCTATCGCATGCGGCTCGACAACCGCGTCTCGGCGCAGACACGGATAGAGGTGGTGACGGAGGGCGTTTTTGCCCGCATGATTCTCGACGATCCGGAACTGCCCGGCGTTTGCGCGGTGCTCTTCGACGAATTCCACGAGCGTTCGCTCGATGCGGATTTCGGCCTGGCGCTGGCACTCGACGTGCAGGCGGCGCTGCGCGAGGACCTACGCATCCTCGTCATGTCGGCGACGCTCGATGTCGCGCGGGTGTCGGCGCTGCTCGACAATCCGCCTGTCATCGCCAGCGAGGGACGCACCTTCCCCGTCGATATCCGCTACCAGGACCGGCCGGCCGGCGAGCGCATCGAGGACGGCATGACCCGCACCATCGTTGCGGCGCATCGTGAAGAGAGCGGCTCGATCCTCGCCTTCCTGCCGGGACAGGCCGAGATCACCCGCACCGCCGAACGGCTGGCGGGCCGGTTCGGGCCGGAGACCACCGTCGTGCCGCTCTATGGCAATCTCGGCCAGAAGGACCAGGATGCGGCGATCCGGCCGGCACCGGCCGGCACGCGCAAGATCGTGCTGGCGACGTCGATTGCCGAAACGTCGATCACCATCGATGGCGTGCGCATCGTCATCGACAGCGGGCTGCAACGCCTGCCGGTCTTCGAGGCGGCGACCGGGATCACGCGGCTGGAGACGGTGCGCGTGTCGCGCGCCTCGGCCGACCAGCGTGCCGGCCGCGCCGGGCGAACCGAGCCGGGCATTGCGATCCGGCTCTGGCATGCCGGCCAGACGGCGGCGCTGCCCGCCTTCACGACACCGCAGATCCTGTCCAGCGACCTGTCCGGCTTCGTGCTCGACCTTGCCCATTGGGGCGTGGCCGATCCCGCCACTCTCCGCCTCGTCGACCAGCCGCCGGCCGCTGCCCTTGAGGAGGCGCGCAATCTGCTGCGCCTGCTTGGCGCGCTCGATGCGGCTGGTGCCTTGACACAGGCGGGAAAACGCATCCGCGCGCTGGCGCTGCCGCCGCGGCTTGCCGCCATGATCCTGCATGCCGCGCAGGACGGCGAACAGGCGGCAGCGGCGCGGCTTGCCGTGCTGTTGACGGAACAGGGGCTCGGCGGTCCGGCCGTGGACATCGAAGACCGTCTGCGGCGCTTTGCCAACGAACGCGGCGAGCGTGCGGACGCCGCGCGCCGGCTCGCGAGCCGCATGGCGGAGGGGTTTGGCAAGGCGAAGGGAGACGGGACGAGCACGCCGGGCGCCCTGCTGCTGCATGCCTTCCCGGACCGGGTTGCCCTGCAGCGCGGCGGCCGCGGGCGGTTCGTCATGGCGAACGGACGCGGCGCGGAACTGCCGGAGACCGAGCGCCTTGCCGGCTGCGACATGATCGTCGTCGCCGACCTGACGGGACAGGCCGGACGCCAGCGCATTCTCGCCGCCGCCGAGATCGACCGTGCCACGGTCGAGGCCGAGCTTGCGGACAAGATCGTACGCGAGGATCAATGCGTCTTCGACCGCGCCAGCCGCCAGGTGCGCGCGCGCCGGGTCGTTCGCCTCGGCGCGATGCTTCTGGAGGAGACGCCGCTTCCGCGCCCGAGTGGAGCGAAAGCCGCACTGGCGCTGGCAGACGGCGTTCGCCAGCTTGGCCTCCAGGTCCTGCCGTTTTCCCGCGAGACGGCGCAATTGCGTGACCGGATCGGCTTCCTTCATCGCTCGATCGGTGCGCCCTGGCCGGATACCAGCGACGATGCGCTGCTGGCGACGCTCGATACCTGGTTCGTGCCGTTCCAGGAGACGACGCGCGGCATCGACGATATCAAGTCGTCAAGCCTGCAGGAGGGCCTGATGGCGCTGGTGCCTTACGAGGTTCAGCGCGATCTCGCGCGGCTGGCGCCCACCCATTTCGAGGCACCGACCGGCCAGCGCCACCCGATCCGTTATGATGGCGACGAGCCGGTGCTGGAAATCCGCGTGCAGGAACTCTTCGGGCTGAAGCAGCATCCGGCCATTGCAGGCGGCCGGCTGCTGCTGCTGCTCGAACTGCAGTCCCCGGCGCACCGCGTCATCCAGACGACGCGCGACCTGCCCGGTTTCTGGGCGGGCTCGTGGCGCGATGTCAGGGCCGACATGCGCGGGCGCTATCCGCGGCATCCCTGGCCGGAGGCCCCGGCCGAGGCGATGCCGACGACACGCGTCAAACCGCGCGGTACATAA